The DNA segment AATGGCGAACCGCAACTCCTTCTCCATGGCTATCGGCGTGATCAAGACCGCATCCAGAGAAACATTATCCCCGGGCATGACCATCTCCACACCCTCTGGCAGCGTAACCACACCCGTCACATCCGTAGT comes from the Deltaproteobacteria bacterium genome and includes:
- the tuf gene encoding elongation factor Tu (EF-Tu; promotes GTP-dependent binding of aminoacyl-tRNA to the A-site of ribosomes during protein biosynthesis; when the tRNA anticodon matches the mRNA codon, GTP hydrolysis results; the inactive EF-Tu-GDP leaves the ribosome and release of GDP is promoted by elongation factor Ts; many prokaryotes have two copies of the gene encoding EF-Tu), producing TTDVTGVVTLPEGVEMVMPGDNVSLDAVLITPIAMEKELRFAIREGGRTVGAGVISEILE